Below is a window of Parachlamydia sp. AcF125 DNA.
ACAACTTGCCGCTGAATTTCTAGCGGAAAATACTCATGGAGAGCTCTTCCATTAATATCAATTTTTCCAGTGCCCGAACGGAGGCGCACTGAGGCGACTGCGGTTTTGCGTCTACCTGTTGTAACTGTTTCTTCCAAGTGATACCTCTTTAATTACTATATGTTAGCTTTAATGGGTTTTTGAGCTTCCAAGTTATGCTCTTCACCAGCAAAAATGCGCAACCTTGTCAATTGGCCATCAGTCAAACGATTGGAAGGCATCATTCCTTTAATTGCATGCTCAAGAATATAGCCAGGCTTACGCGCTAGCATTGTGCGATAAGGGATTTTTCTCATACCACCCATATAACCGGTATAGTAATGGTAGACTTTTTGCCCTTCTTTAGCACCTGTTACCCGAATTTTATCGGCATTAATAATGATTACGCCATCTCCCCCATCTTCATGCGGAGTAAAAGTCGGCTTATGTTTGCCTCGTAAAATTTTTGCGACTTCAGAAGCAAAGCGCCCAAGCGTTTTCCCTGCTGCATCCAGCAAGAACCATTGATGCTTAATATCTTGCTTTTTGAGCACAAATGTTTTTTGTCGTTTTTGCGTCATAATTGACCTTTTATACAAAGTTTTAGTGATAAATCAAATAGAAAGCATACGCTTTATGTCGTTTTTTGCCAACTTTTTTTGCTTTAATTCTTTCATTTCTTGCCGTTTTTTGCATGAAGCCTTGAAAAAGATCCCTTTATTCCTTAAAATGGGAGGCAATTAAAACACATATATAGCGCAATGAGAGAATTTAAATCACCAAAAGCGTGAGGCCTGCTCATTGCAAGGCTTTATCATTACAATCTAATTGAGAACATTCATGCGAAATCCAAAAACCTTTTATGTGCGCACCTATGGCTGCCAAATGAACGAACTTGACTCCGAAGTAATGGTCGGAATTCTTGAAAATCGAGGGTTAGTTCGATCTTTGGAAGAAGAATCTGCGGACTTACTCATTTTTAATACCTGTTCTATTCGAGACCTTGCCGAACGAAAAGTGATGGGAAAATTAGGAAAGCTAGGGCGCAATCGCAATCACGATGTGATTATTGGCATCACAGGCTGCATGGCTAATGCTAAAAAAGAATCCCTTTTCCACAAAGTGCCCCATATTGATTTTGTTTTAGGAACCAACAATATCCACGATCTTAATCGCGTATTAGACGATGTGATTTCCACCGGCAAACAAACTTCTCTTACAGACAACAAATTTGAAACTGAATTAGATTATATGGGTGCCAAACGAGATAATAAGGTGTGCGCTCACGTTTCTATTATCCGCGGTTGCAGTAAGTATTGTACCTATTGCGTGGTTCCTTACACCCGAGGAGAAGAAGTTTCTCGTCCGCCTGAACATATTGTAGAAGAATGCCGCCATCTCGTTTCTCAAGGGTATAGAGAAGTGACCCTTTTAGGGCAAAATGTCAACAGCTACGGCAAAGATGCGCCTCAATGGGGATGTTTGTTTCACGATTTGCTAGAAAAATTGGACGCTATTCCGGGATTGGAACGGATCCGTTTTATGACAAGCCACCCTGTTGATATTTCTCGCGAACTCATGTATGCCATCCGCGATTTAAAAAGCTTATGCGAATTTGTGCACTTTCCTCTTCAAGCCGGCTCTAACCGTATTCTTAAAAAAATGCATCGCATGTACACTGTGGAGGAGTACTTGGAAAAAGTGGCTATGCTCAAAGAGCTTGTCCCTCATGTGGCTCTAGGAACTGACATTATCGTAGGCTTTCCCACGGAAACAGAGGAAGAATTTCAAGAAACTTATCGCCTTTTAAAAGAAATTGAATATGCCGTGGCCTTTATCTTTGCCTATAGTGCTCGTAAAGGCACTCCTGCCATGCGCTGGAAAGATGATATCCCTGAGGAAGTTAAAAACCAAAGATTGCACGC
It encodes the following:
- the rplM gene encoding 50S ribosomal protein L13, translating into MTQKRQKTFVLKKQDIKHQWFLLDAAGKTLGRFASEVAKILRGKHKPTFTPHEDGGDGVIIINADKIRVTGAKEGQKVYHYYTGYMGGMRKIPYRTMLARKPGYILEHAIKGMMPSNRLTDGQLTRLRIFAGEEHNLEAQKPIKANI
- the miaB gene encoding tRNA (N6-isopentenyl adenosine(37)-C2)-methylthiotransferase MiaB; its protein translation is MRNPKTFYVRTYGCQMNELDSEVMVGILENRGLVRSLEEESADLLIFNTCSIRDLAERKVMGKLGKLGRNRNHDVIIGITGCMANAKKESLFHKVPHIDFVLGTNNIHDLNRVLDDVISTGKQTSLTDNKFETELDYMGAKRDNKVCAHVSIIRGCSKYCTYCVVPYTRGEEVSRPPEHIVEECRHLVSQGYREVTLLGQNVNSYGKDAPQWGCLFHDLLEKLDAIPGLERIRFMTSHPVDISRELMYAIRDLKSLCEFVHFPLQAGSNRILKKMHRMYTVEEYLEKVAMLKELVPHVALGTDIIVGFPTETEEEFQETYRLLKEIEYAVAFIFAYSARKGTPAMRWKDDIPEEVKNQRLHALMQLQEDIYAKHRQKMLDETVEVLVERPSTKDPRLLKGRTRCWKNVIFEGGKELIGTLQNVKIHSYTNQTLLGTL